The sequence AAATCGCCGCGCCGATAAAGTTTGCCCGCGGACTGACGCTCCAAAGCCACGCGCCCAGAAACGAGCCGCTGGTCACCACGCAGTCGCGAATCAGGTAATAGGCACCGTAGGTGCGCGAACGCAGTTCCGGTTTCGCCTGGGCGATGATCAACGCCTTGCGCGCAGGCTCGCCGAATTCTTTCAATCCTCGAACCGCAAAGGCCAGCGCCAGCCAGAAGAAATTGTTTGCCCACAGCAGCGTCATCGGAAACAGCGTGAAAAAAACAAACGTCGCCAGCACGAAAGGCCGTTGCCCGTGTTTGTCCGCCAGGTGCGCGACGGGAATGTAGCAGAGCATCGCCGTGATCATTTCGATGGCGATGAGCGTCCCAAATTGTTCGGCAGTGACGCCGTTGTGGTTCATTGCCCAGAGAATCACAAAGGCATAAGGAATCCGTTCACAGAACCGGATCAAGACGTCGCTGACCAGCAGCTCGCGCAAGGTGGGGCTGAAGAACTTGATGACGTCAAGAAAGGTAGGGACGCGCTGCCGCGCGTCCTGGCCGACCAGCAGGTCGGCCCTACCAGATTCCGGCTCCACCATGAACCATTGGAAAACTGCCGTGAACAAACTCAGCACGATGCAACCGGCCAATGCAAAGCGAACCCCTTCCGCCCAGCCAAACCGCGTCACCAGCCAGCCGCCAACCAGCGGCCCGATCATCATGGGCACGCGGCGAAACATGGATTGCACGCCCACACCCATGGTATGCTGACGTGCTTCGAGCGAAGTGGCCACAACAGTGAGCGTCGCGGGCAATGACAGCGCGCTCCACGCCAGAAACAGAAACGCGCCCAATACCAGCGCGAGCCAGTGTTGCCAGAGCAAAACGAGTGTGTAACCCGCGAGTGAAAGCGCGTTGAAGAGCAGCAACGAACGGCGCTGTCCCCAATGATCGGTCAACCAGCCGCCGGGATAGGCGTAAAGCGCGCCGAGCAACGTTTGCAGCGCGTCGAACAGGCCGATGATGAAGATGCCCGCGCCGAGCGTTTCGAGATACTTAGGCACGAAGTTGAGCCAGAGCCGTTCGCCGGTCAGTGCCAGCACCAGCGCGCCGAGCAATAACACCGTGTTGCGC is a genomic window of Candidatus Angelobacter sp. containing:
- a CDS encoding MFS transporter, with product MNAWQRTARFLALKRNTVLLLGALVLALTGERLWLNFVPKYLETLGAGIFIIGLFDALQTLLGALYAYPGGWLTDHWGQRRSLLLFNALSLAGYTLVLLWQHWLALVLGAFLFLAWSALSLPATLTVVATSLEARQHTMGVGVQSMFRRVPMMIGPLVGGWLVTRFGWAEGVRFALAGCIVLSLFTAVFQWFMVEPESGRADLLVGQDARQRVPTFLDVIKFFSPTLRELLVSDVLIRFCERIPYAFVILWAMNHNGVTAEQFGTLIAIEMITAMLCYIPVAHLADKHGQRPFVLATFVFFTLFPMTLLWANNFFWLALAFAVRGLKEFGEPARKALIIAQAKPELRSRTYGAYYLIRDCVVTSGSFLGAWLWSVSPRANFIGAAICGTLGTIWFWWFVYRRPLMQKG